The following proteins are encoded in a genomic region of Chloroflexota bacterium:
- a CDS encoding BrnA antitoxin family protein, protein MTDADIDFSDIPEITPEMFAKGVVRRGLQPITKRQLTLRLDSDVIEWFKKQGSGYQTKMNALLRAYMKEHDKAAGSRTRVVTRRG, encoded by the coding sequence ATGACGGATGCCGATATCGACTTTTCGGATATTCCCGAAATCACGCCCGAAATGTTCGCCAAGGGTGTTGTTCGGCGCGGCCTCCAGCCCATCACAAAACGGCAACTCACCTTGCGGCTCGACAGCGATGTGATTGAGTGGTTCAAGAAGCAGGGAAGCGGCTACCAAACCAAGATGAATGCGTTGTTGCGCGCTTATATGAAAGAACACGACAAAGCCGCCGGTTCACGCACGCGAGTCGTAACACGCCGGGGTTAA
- a CDS encoding BrnT family toxin — MRFEWDEAKRLANIEKHGIDFADVPLMFDGDVFTIEDQRFEYAETRYITFGLLKFRVIVVAHTDDDEVIRIISARKATKNEEKLYFKEIGY, encoded by the coding sequence ATGCGATTTGAATGGGATGAAGCCAAACGACTGGCCAACATTGAGAAGCATGGGATTGATTTTGCCGATGTGCCACTGATGTTTGACGGCGATGTTTTTACGATCGAAGACCAACGCTTTGAGTATGCCGAAACGCGCTACATCACCTTTGGCCTCTTGAAATTTCGCGTCATTGTGGTGGCGCATACGGACGACGACGAAGTCATTCGGATTATCTCGGCTAGAAAGGCAACCAAAAATGAAGAAAAACTCTACTTCAAGGAAATCGGGTACTAA